The window GATGGAACAGTAGCACAGATCGGGCAGATAGTGATAGACTGGGTATGAATACAGTAACATTACCCTGAGAATATACACTCACCTGTTACAGTGTCAGGTACATCTATTCAGCTGCTTGACAACACAGATATCTAATCGGCCACTCACTTGGTATCAAATCAGTGCATTTAGCCaagtagacatggtcaagacgatTTTCAGAAACACTGCCTTGATCACCCAGATGTGACCACTCCGGAGAAGTTTGGAGGTCAGAGGAGAgcgccagactgctttgagctcaTAGGAAGCCAAAAGTAACATAGCCATTTATTACAGCTACAGTAAAATCTTGAAGCAGATGGTctacaacagcagaagaccacactaggTGCCAatcctgtcagctaagagcaGACAACTGATCCCACAGTTCACATGGCTTACCAAAATtagacaacagaagattggaaaaatgttgacCGGTCTGACGAgtcaatttcaaaataaaagcatggatccatcctgccttgtatcactGGTTtaggctggtggtggtggtataaTGGTGTTGGAATATTTTTGTGGCACACTTTGGTTGCCTTAGTATCAATTGaacattgtttaaacaccacagcctacttgagtattgttgctgaccatggcTATCCTTTTATGACCATATGCCCatccagcaggataacatgtCAAGTCACaccacaaagctcagatcagcTCAGATTGGATGTGTTTGAACAGGAGATTATTGTTGTGGATGTGTAGCCAACAAATATGCAGCAACTGTATGATTGTTATCATaagtgtttccagcaccttattAAATCTGTGCTACAAAAGATCCCATAATTTGTACCTCATTAATTTAGCAGTGAGTGTATTTAGTGGATGTTTATCCTATAAGGCTTTGCCAAGTTAggacattttaataaaaatagtatATTATAAAAATTCTTGCTAAACTCACTAAAGTTAAAATATTATTTGCTAGAATTGGTACTTATTATATCATTTTTTAATAGTTGGCCGGCCGGCCATCAGCTAATATTCATATTTAAGATGCTTTTGAGGAAACTGAAAATCCTTTTAAAAAACCTGAAACTAATCCGACAAGCAGCCTttggatattttctttcttttctttttttttttttaaagacatgaaAAGTAAATGTTTTGCCTCCGACTGTTTTTCTCTCAGCTGCCTCGTCTGAACGCCTACAAAAACTACTGCAGCAACCAGCTTGCCGCCAAAGCCCTGCTGGACCAGAAAAAGCAGGACAGGCGGGTGCAGGATTTCCTGCAGCGCTGTTTGGAGTCACCCTTCAGCAGGAAGTTGGACCTCTGGAGCTTCCTTGACATCCCTCGTTCACGTCTGGTGAAATACCCGCTGCTGCTGCGAGAGATCCTCAGACACACTCCTCCCGATCACCCAGACGTGACCAGTCTGGAGACAGCAGTACGTTACCTGCGTGCCACATAACCTGGCAATTTGCATGTTTGTTGCAAATAAAATACACCTTCATTTTATGATAACTTTTTATTATCCAGATCACTATAATCCAGGAGATCCTGTCCGATATCAACGTGAGAAAGGGGGAGTCTGAGTGCCAATATTACATTGACAAACTGGAGTTTCTGGACGATAAGCAGCGGGACCCCCTCATAGATAAGTGTAAGACACTTCTGTGTCACGGCGAGCTGAGGAACAAGAGCGGCTCGGTAAGAATGGATGCTTCTTCTCATTGTTACAGTATCTGCACGCCGTTTGTGTCGTTTTGAAGTTTCACGCTCTGTTACTGTGCCGCCTCAGAGGCTGCACGTGTTCCTCTTCTCTGAGCTGCTCGTTCTGACTCGGCCGGTCACGCGCAACGAGAGGAGCTGCTTCCAGGTGTATCGACAGCCCATTCCTGTTCGAGACTTGGCCCTGGAGGACCTGCAGGATGGAGAGATCCGCATGGGCGGGTCCTTCAGAGGGGCTTTCACCAATGGAGAGAAAGGTGGGTTGACTTCTGATGGCTTCAATAATAGACGAGAGTTCATATCAGTGTAAACTTGAGGAGTTTTGGGGTTTTAGACCATCAGTCAGACAAAACAATTATAAGATGTCACTTTGggctctttctttctctgtgcttAATTTTTGTACACTAAATTATTAGAAATGCATCTTTTATAGTAAAAATAATACCTTTATAactgaaaatgtcttagttgTAACTCCACAAATATTCAGTATGCATGGATGTATGAATCCAGTAAGTAGCTGGGCCTTGCTTCTTCTCTCGCCAACTTGCATTCAGAAACCTCAGTCATATTTTCCTGCTAGAAGGAGGGGGGACTTAGTGGTGGTCCACTTCCAAAGTATTCTTTTCACTAAAATGGTGAAGCCGAGAGCAGCAATACACAGTCACACTAACCTGATATGACCTAATTACACATGTTCATCCTTACGTCACGTTTTTACCCACTTTACCAGTTTTTGATGGGAAATTTTGGACTGATATGTTAAACCACACAACATACTCCAAAAACATCCATTGATGGGTGTTCCTTATTTTTAATTGATATTCTTTTTCATAATTATTAGTAATgttaattaatatttatttaaaaataaataaattaactgGTCTGTaggttcaataaacactagAATTCTCTGGTGATATTTAATACGGGGTTAAAGCACACTGCACACCAGAGTGAACCTGCTGAGTCATGTTATAATTCACACTTGGCTTGCCACGACTGGCGGCCGTTTTTGTATTTGCTCACAAGTTGTCTGTACCATTGTGTTGACTCACTCTTTAGAAGAAACATGCAGAGGAGGTTGGGTGGAGTGGGAGATTATGGATTCTTATAGGACTGGTGTTTATAATGCTGAATGATCTGGCGAagaattctttctttttttcttttttagtgtcATTAAAAAGGATTTTCCAGAATCCTGTAGTTTCAAAGCATCAGTATTATTTTTCTGACTGCCACTTTTATTCCCTTCCTCTCTAGCTAAGAATGTTTTCCGCGTGAGCTCTCTGGATCCTTCTCACGGCCAGACCCACACACTGCATGTGAGTGACGTCTACCACAAGCAGCAGTGGCTCAACTGCCTGCGCACCGCCATGTCCCAACAGCAGGGGGCTCCAGCTAGAGTTCAGCGGGGGCAAAACATCCCAGCAAAAAGCCACTCCTCTGTGTCCTCAGCCACAGTCTGTGACGAAGAGGAAAATGAGAACTGtcctcctcctgtctctggcCCCAAACTGAGGCCCCAGACACTCTCCAAAACCAGACTGGACCAGAAGTTACAGGGATCACTGAAGAGGAAGGAAACTGGAGTGTAGATATTTAGAGGGTTCCTCTTACATGTATTTGACGTGTGTCCTGTTTAGTCACatttgtctgctttttttttttttttatccatctgCACTGAAAAGGCTTCCCCAATCATCACCGTCCAAATGTTAATCCAACTGTAGCCCTTAAAAATGTGTAAttagtttacaaaaaaaaaaaagcgtgcTATTTGCATATGTGTTTACAGCAGCTACATGTTGATGTAGGATTTTCTGTCTTGTTGCTTTGAAAACTTTTTCAGCTTTGGTTTTTGGTTGAGGCTTTTTTTTAACCGTCTCTGTCTTGTGTTATGATCAGGATGTGACTGTGTGTCTATAGAACGAGCAGCAAGTGTGAAGCTGTCCTTTTTAAGTGTTATCTGTGCCAAGATAAGGGACCAAGAAACTGTCTACCAAGGAAACAAGGCTCAAAGTGTTTCAGATCAGTGTCAAGATAGGGAGCAGAACACGAGTGAGAGCACTGACCACAGATgtattaagattttttttagggGGGAAGGGGTCACATCAAGAATTCATCAAATATTCAGAGGAAATTTGCtaatcaaaaaggaaaaaaataaaacatttaataaaactgAGTTTGAGACTTTTTATTGCAGGTTACTAAGATCCTCTTGATTGTATTTTGAGTTCTCAGTCACTTCCTTTTACTGTTAACGGGGTAGATCAACAGTGTCGCAACACTTTTAAAGCAAacagaagctgaaaaaaaacTAGACACTGCTTTCTTTCCACTTAGTGTTCAAAAAACGATTCTCTTAGCACGTTTGTTCATGTGTTTTAGTTCAAAAATGTCAAACTGGAAAAGgcgaaatgtaaaaaaagacaGGTTATTGATAAATCCTTTTGAGTTCAGACGCAAGTttgacttttgttttattttaattgctgTGAAATGCCCATAGTAGCTCTTCAGGCTAAATCCAAAATGATATGCATTGAAAATGACGTGTTTACACACCTGCAAAGCCTGATTTACATGTATGAAAATTTTACCTCAATATCTGTTGTtgcgtttgtttgttttcactgtaaaaCATACAACTGACACAGTGTGACTCTAGATAAGGTGTACGTCAACAGATACGTCAATATTCGGTATTAAACAGTCATCGAAAAGAGCGTCACTGCAAAACTTAAAGATGTACTCAAAGCATTTAGGGAAACAAGCGTCAGTACAAAGCGTATTTCAAATGTATTGTCACAAAGAGTCAGAGAACAGCTCATCGCATTGCCAACTTCCTCTATCTCGTTAAACACTGATTCTTCACTCactatttaaaaacaggaaactgaaagcCTTTCTAAAGttccttttcatttttatatgCTTGAAGGATCATTAGAATTTCAGTTGATGGATGATTTGCTTAAATCGGTCATCGATTCGATTAGACGGCCACACAGCAGCTTTAGCAGCACACATTTTACTTCCACTAAAACCCTCGGGGGGCCTCTTATACAGCTTTTGATCAGTAGTATTTCTAGCTGATGATGTGTCACCAGCGTGAGATGCTTCACCACAGCCTAACCGAAACCCTCTTCCTCAAAGATGCTTACAACTGCCAACGTTGAGCGTCTTGTATTCTTTCTGGGAGAATTATGAAAGCAGTAGTCGGCGTAAAGCTTAAGGGTAAGCTGCCACGCCTCCTTTTATTTGACTTGACCGTTGCCCTGATAACACAAGCCTACACGGCGAACACCTGCTTCCCCTAGAACACAGCTGCTGAGGTTTAGGGTAGGATAAAATCGCCAGCTTGGGGAAGTGGAAAAAGTTTTGAATTCTCAGGACTAAAcctttcattaaataatgaCTCACTGTTAACTGTCTGCTGAAGGCAAAAGGATATCCACAGCTttaggaggtagagcaggtcgtTGCTTTAATCTTTATTAAGTCGCACTTAAGAAAACACGGTCTGACTGAACTAACATTCAAATGTTTGTTCAAATCTTTATTAAGCACACAGATTGAACATTAACAGCCCAGGTTGGAAAAAAATGTACAGCGAGAACGGGATGTTTCCTGCAACCgtttataacttgcacatttcctcctaaaaaaaaaaaaaatgcatcagtTTCAGTTTATGACCTGATTCACAAGCCCTCTTCTGATCGCGCTACATTACAaattgggttgaggtcaggtTTGTTCGTTCCAAAACATGAATTCCTTCTTTTGCAACCGTTCTGCTGTCCATTCATTTGTGTGCTCCGCCGGTTTTATGTCAGGTATTGCTGCCCTTATAGTCACCATTCATTGTTCCCCCAGTTTCAGTGCATTCATGCATCAGGAAAGCAAAGAAGCTCAAACCCTGATGGTTCTTCTGCCGTGCTTCCCAGTAAGTATAACGTACATATGTTCAAAGAATACCTGATGTTTTGCAGATCATCCACTTAGCCTTTGACGATCTTAAGCGGCACtgttttggtttgtgttttCATTCTATTACCACCATTATTATTTGGTATTTTTTGTTATTGCAAtgttctcctgtcactttgGCTGCTTCATCACCTTTTTCAGGACTAGATGTCTTTCTGTTGGTGTAATCTTTGCAAGATGTCAGTTCCCAGGGAGAGCAGTAACACCTTCTGAATGAGACATTGTGTCTTAATGCAGACTGATGGACATCCTGGACTGGTCTCTAGAATTGCTTTTGTAGACTTTTCTCAGCTTTATGAACCTCTAAAACGGTTCTTCTGAGGTCCTGTGAAAGTTGTGCTTGAGGCAAGGTTCCAACCAATTCATGTTTTGGTGAGAAAATCACCAAGAGTCAATAATAAGCAACACTTCCAATTAAATCTCCTTAATTGTAACAAGCTCTTAGAGGATTCATCATATGCATTTTCAAACCCAGACTCTGAGTAATTATTcagtgtggttaaaaaaaaacaaaaaaaaccaccccAAACATATCTATTAATGTGTCTTGGATGAAGATCAGACCACATTTATTAATAATCAGAGAAGAAATGCAGCTGATTCTAAAGGGTTCACAAACACGTTTCTTCTAATCCTGTCGCTTAACTTTGTAACTATCAGTTCTGTATTCAGAAGACAGTGACAGCTCACTAAATGTCATCACCATCATGCAGTTGTTGGCGTGGGTTGACGTTCTCCAGAGTGAAGAACATGCTGGTATTGTTGAGTAGAAAGAAATATGTTTTGCAGGTTACTGTACTCTCTTAAGTTAGAGAGTTAATTTACAAAAACAAGGCGGGTCCAGCCAAGAAGAAGCTGTGGTGTCATGACGAGCTTAAAATACTCAAACTGTGGGTAATGACATTAATTCGCATTGACACTTTGGCCCTAACTGAGCTGTCTCCAGGTGCACTGAGGTTACATTTAacgttttggtttttcttttcacttcctGCTCACTGTTTGCATGTTTGGTTGCTAACATCTCCCCATCTCAGGGCAATTGTTCTAGTTTTTCCACATTCTGGTTTTTACATCCTCCAGATGAACGTTCGCATGTCAACTTTGTTGTTAGCAATATAAATTTGTTTATCACTGACAACCAAACTTTCCACCAAGCAAGTTGTGAATACACCAGCTGAGCTTTTGGCTCAGTCCACAGACAACATACTTTGTATTTGTACTAATCTTTGCTGTAAAAACAGttggtttaaaaagaaaaaaaagaaaaaaaaaaggattttacaGTGAATATTAGCCGGTTTGTACTTGTTACCCATGCTGCTCTGTAACACAGGCTCATGTTCAGTCATGCTTTGGTGCAAGTCAGGCATAATGAATGCTTTTATTGTCTGAGTGTAGGTGTAGGTTTCAGGTTCATTTCAGGCATTAGCTGCTTTTCTAGTCTTCACCAGAATGAAAACCATGTTATCAGAGCGACCCTTCAGAAGGGCTGCAGAGAGGACTTTTCCTTTGTGCTTTATGGTCACATTTAATCATTGACTTTTTGTCCCACCCTAGAGTCTGACTGACTTAAAGGGATAGGGTGCTATTCGAACGATTGCTGTCCAACCGCCTACACGTTGTTTATTTGCAGTTGTGCCATTTTGAAAGGACAATGTGTTTTGGTTGAGCccattttaaacagttttgcACAGAAACCAATAAACTGCCATTAAGACAATACCTGTCTTTCAAAAAGTTTTCATGTTAAGATACCAATGATGTACTTGAGCCTGCTTTGTGACTGAAAGATGCAATCTATATATACCCTTTCACAATATTAGTTCCTGAAAATGCAATTTCAGATCATTTCCAGCTAAGCATTGCCAACTGGTGAAGCTTGGTTCCCAAACCCATTAGGGAACtataggggttttttttgttgttgttgttgtttttaagtggatgttttttaagttgttgttttttccagtgGAACTTTCCATTCATTTTCACGCAGCCTGTCAATTCCAAAGGAAATGAAGTACCTTGTAAATCTAAAACAGTTTTGAGGagggtgttttaaaaaaaaaaaaaaaaaaaaaaaaaaaaaaaaaaaagacgcttGAAGTCCAATTAAAACAACGCcaagttatttttaaaattcatgtgGTAGTCATCTGGTATTTATTTACACAGATTTGATAGAGGTAGAACCATCTGTATTATGTacaaatttacattaaaaataaatacttacaGAATATATACAAATTCATATTCATATGCAGTCCTAGTAATCAAACCACATGTTCCCAAAACAGTTAATGTAGTATTACGGGGTATTGCagggttttagtttttttttgttttcaaacttaCATTCACACATACTTGGTCAAGTATGTGTGAGTCAAGAACAAGACAAGTATTTTCTTACTATCTCAAACTCCACAAAGAAAACGGTGTTATAGCAACAGCGACACAAATTATTCCAAGAAATGTGAAATCATGAGTGGTGCTGCCAAAGCCTCTGAATACACACAGGTGCGCTCCGATACTGATACCAATTCAGGACTTCTGCTTAAGTGGACCCcatattggggggggggggggggggggggggagtacaTGAAATCAAAACTACTAATAATGGCTATTAAAGGTGGAACTTGGCCTGTTGCAACAAATACACACCGGGAGTGTGCCAGACAAGTCGGCACACACCCCCACATTTCTGAAAGGAGATCTGAAATATGGAAACCCCCTGTGTGAGGTTGACACTTGCTGTGCATGGCCTTAAAAGGCAAAAATTAATCTTTCGGTCTTCGCATAGAGCAGCAAATCGCTCGCCTAAATTGTGCACAACCTGCCT is drawn from Pelmatolapia mariae isolate MD_Pm_ZW linkage group LG7, Pm_UMD_F_2, whole genome shotgun sequence and contains these coding sequences:
- the LOC134632346 gene encoding neuroepithelial cell-transforming gene 1 protein-like, whose product is MEENEEFSGSATENKRHKLRRVSSRTSTTSMISAAEPSPQTLRRNSSKKHVAAKRPPLQRGSSFTFLTPGTPWDFSLKRKRKEKEDDTVSLSSFDLKEPSNKRVRSLAKVSSLVNLISPSKNGAVRRFGQTIQSMSSRDTKSPGMSLKAGSKASGPTPTKRRNSTLWSETLDVHQKSTFSTKEIKRQEAIYELYRGEQDLIEDLQLARKAYHDPMLKLSIMTEEELAHIFGDLDAYIPLHEELLVKLTEGTGPDGTVAQIGQIVIDWLPRLNAYKNYCSNQLAAKALLDQKKQDRRVQDFLQRCLESPFSRKLDLWSFLDIPRSRLVKYPLLLREILRHTPPDHPDVTSLETAITIIQEILSDINVRKGESECQYYIDKLEFLDDKQRDPLIDKCKTLLCHGELRNKSGSRLHVFLFSELLVLTRPVTRNERSCFQVYRQPIPVRDLALEDLQDGEIRMGGSFRGAFTNGEKAKNVFRVSSLDPSHGQTHTLHVSDVYHKQQWLNCLRTAMSQQQGAPARVQRGQNIPAKSHSSVSSATVCDEEENENCPPPVSGPKLRPQTLSKTRLDQKLQGSLKRKETGV